The genomic DNA AGCTAGTGGTGCCAGATCCCAGTTCGGAGTTTTTTAATGGAGTTGAAATCTCATTTAATACAATTTCATATAAATCTTTTGGAAGTTTTAAATGATAACTAGTCTGCTCACCTAATATAGTAGAAATCCATAAAAAATTTCCTTATTGCCCCCTCATCTCCACTAATATTGATAGGATTTAATTCTAAAGTTAAATTATATTCAATAAGTACAGGTTCAATCTTCGATAATATTATACGAAATGTACTTTTAGAATAATTATAAAAAAGCTGCTTCATCTACTTTTCTCAAATTACCATAAAATATATCATTGATTACTTTAAAAAGAACCTCATTTCCAAGTAATTTCGCTTTCTTTTTTCGATAAATAATTCGATCTACTTCTTCAAATCTATAACCTGTACGTTTTACCAAAAAGTTTAAAGAGGATCCAAAATAATCCTTTAAATCCAGAACATCTTTTAATAATCTGATTATTAATAAATCTCATTTGAATGTTCCGCATAACCCCCTCTTATTTATCCTTATTCTTAAATCGTAATTACTATATACTGGAAGAGGCTAATTTATCAAGTTTTTTACCTTTTATTACCAGAAAGGAAAATTAGAGTGTACCCTAAATAGACACTGGCAGTTTATTGTTATTCTCCTTTTTAAATGATAAATTTTTCCAGTTTTATTTGACATACTTTCCTTGGTAGATTAGGTCTCGCTGAAACATTTATGTAAAAAATAGTGGTAGTAGACCGAGTGGTAATCTGATAATCAAATTATCGTTCGGTCTACTACCACTATTTTCTGTACGGATGTTCCAGTAAAGCCACTCTCTTTAAGATTGTTTAATAATATTTAAAGAGGACACGCCGAAAATTTTACTAAAGGTGATTTAATTGAAATAAAACTATTTGACAATGAGTCATATTTTATACTTATTCTATAAATACCTCATTGGTTCATTCATACTTTTAGAGAAGAACTTAGTTAATTATTTGTTTAAAAACAAGCATAGTATGTTATCTCATTTTCCTAAATTTCCAGTCACTTTTTGGATAGGATCTATTTTATTTCCATTTTTATCCATAATTATTGTACGATTTACTTCATTCTTATCATGTTTTATTTTTGAAGTAAATATCCAAATAAAAATCATTGATATTAGAAGAATCAATAAAATTACAAATAGAGGTTTTCTTTTCATATAAACTCCTAATTTTTGAACGTTATATCACATATCATGTTCAAAAAAGATATAAATAATGTTTTTTTCTTTTCTATAATGGAATTATGCTATAAGTTTGTCCATTAACAGGATTATCTACAGCAAAATAAAAATAGCCAGCTGTTTCTAAGGTATAAGGAGAGCCGCTTAAAGGCATATTGTAAACATTTACTACAGAAGCTGGATCAGGGCGATCAGTCACAAAGCAAGCAAATCCTCCTAATGAAAAAGTCAACCTAGCTCTATTTGTACTATTAAGTCCGAAAATATAGCCACTATATCGTGTGCCTGCTCCTGAAAATGGGTTAGAGTGATAGTTAGATCCAAAACTCAGCCACTTTAAAGTAGTCGGGGGTGTTGTGCCTTTTGGTTGTACAAACAGTATTTCAGGTTTGACTTCTTGTCCAAACTTATTATAAATAACAGTTTCTTCTGAGGAAGTTAAGGTCACCTGTTCAGCTTGCACCTCAGTATTCATGATTCCAAATATTGAAAAAACAAAAAAACTTATGCCTAACAAAATATACTTTTTCATTTTTTATACCCCTAAGTATTTCATCATAATAAAAATTTGTTTCTCCTCTTATTCTCAAATATTCTCCTTTCCATTTTATAATTTAAATCACCCCTTTGTTATAAAAACGCTTTCTTTAGAAAGGATGACAATTCCCTTCTTAATTATATAATACTAAAAACAAATAGACAACTAATGTTAATATCGTGCGTCATTTAATATTAAATGTTATTTAATGGTATATTTACGTTGAATAACTTTATATAGATGAAGACAGCAACAAATAACTAATTTAAACTAGAACAGAGTAAAAAGAAGTTAATCTGTTTTCTTTGATTAACTTCTATCCACATTTCAATAAATAATAGAAAAAACTACTATTTCTGTTCACAATAAATAACATTTTTTTATTAAATTTTTAAAGCTACTTCAAGTTTTGTCTGCTATAATTAAAAAAAGTCTTTAAGGAGAACTAAATAATGCTTTTAATTAAATTTATGTGTACTTTAATATATTACGCTAGTTTTATTTATACAGTCTACAAAGTCAGGCAGATCCAACAGGAGTATTCAGATATCATGGCTGTATATAAACAAGAAGGAGAGCGTGCTTTTCCAAACCTGACTGAACAAGAACAAAAGAGACGAAAAAAAGCAATCTCACAATATTATGAAAAAAAGGACCCTTCTTTTGCTCTAAAAAGAAAATTTTCATTTATCGTTTACGTTATTGTCTTTTTTATTTTGGCACGTGTCATTCGCTACTTTTTCCCTATTGAAGACGTCCCTAAAAATTTGAATCATATAATTCCCTATTTGGGAGTAGCCCTTACCATCAGTGCTGTTACAGGCTTTTACTTAATTAAATCCCAAAAAAATGAACGCGAAATATTTAAACAGTATTTAATAGATCATCCTAAAAATGAATTACAATTTGTTTGGGTTTCAGAAAAACTTCAGGCAAGTTTTATGCAAAATACAAATAAAAGATTTATAGTCCATCTTACACTAGGTATATTAATGATATTGTATCCTCTTTTTTCTTAGATGGGGTTATACATTAAAATCATAACTCCCCTTCAAAAGGGTGGTTTGCTCCAAGGCTATAAGCCCTTAACACCGGCCAGCGCCTAAAGAAGCTGGCCTTGCCACTTTTGCCTACCTTTAAAAAGGTGTTTGTTCTACTCTCTAATCCTTAAAAGGGTCCTCATATTCTCGAACACTTAATTTATCTAGCGCTATATCATGTTTCTCTTGTTCTTGAATGTATTTCCTTATGGTCGCTTCATTCAATCCCACAGTGCTTACATACCCTTCTGCCAAAAAGTGTCGATTGCCAAACCTATATTTTAAAGTTGCATGCTTATCAAAAATAATTAATGCACTATTTCCTTTTAGATAACCCATAAAACTAGACACGCTCATTTTTGGTGGGATACTCAATAATAGGTGGACGTGATCTGGCATCATATGCCCTCTAAAATCACCACTCCTTTATACTTACATAATCGTTTGATAATCTCTTGTGTACTTGCTCGATATTGATTATAGCTGATTTTTCTTCTATACTTTAGTGTGAATACAATGTGGTATTTGCACAGCCACTTTGTATGAGATAAACTATTTGTTTTATTACCCATTTCTTTTCCCTTCCTTGCGTTATCAATATAACCTGAACATCATATTTTAACGATGTGTAGGGCTTTTTGATAGAATCATTTGTTCCCACTTCACCCCACCCGAATTGCGGGTGTTTTTCTGTTTCGCTCACTTTGCGAGCTCAACTTGGTCTAAAGACAATAATAAGAACCGCAAAAACAGTTCCCATGTTTTTGCGGTTCAAATCTTTTAGTTAGCTTTCTTTGATGAAATCTAAAATGGAGCTAATAACTAAAGCAATTACTCCCGCTGCTGTTACTGTTGTCGCCCCTGCACCAAGCCACGCAACAATAGGTGGTATTACTAAGATTAATAAGAAAATACCTACACCTGTTGCAATTGTATAGAGCGTTCTTTCAAAAACCTCTTTAAAAAATCCTCCGATTTTATTTAAATCAATTTCAATTTCATATTTAACAGAAGCAGTAATTTCTG from Enterococcus mundtii includes the following:
- a CDS encoding helix-turn-helix domain-containing protein, which produces MKQLFYNYSKSTFRIILSKIEPVLIEYNLTLELNPINISGDEGAIRKFFMDFYYIR